In the genome of Flexistipes sinusarabici DSM 4947, one region contains:
- a CDS encoding general secretion pathway protein GspK, whose translation MRFKLRNGINKKGTVVIFVLFVIAFASSIIINLSERSVNSYEEVNDVYLMNQAYIYGKTAVKIVKNLIEDDDFKEDSRDDDWFNIPMYPLQKGYISIKIIPLNSKININDINSSNDNLSKRTSSAWDGLMQEYEFNDTETTSDFLKDWIDNDTKISPTGIELERYDYLGNTYQTKNEKLSTLTELTLINKELYPAMKNHFTVIAEDKQININFVNENTLKYYLPELEFYAEDIIDYRKFNDYTDVSQIRKAAPIPDDLYVKMVPFLTVKSSNFYIKINVQLSEKDFYYHALLKRNQNNAKVTKFFKGTNKDYF comes from the coding sequence GTGCGTTTTAAATTGAGAAACGGTATAAACAAAAAAGGGACAGTGGTAATCTTTGTTCTGTTTGTAATAGCTTTTGCCTCCTCCATTATTATCAACCTCAGCGAGAGGTCGGTTAACAGCTATGAAGAAGTGAACGACGTATACCTCATGAACCAAGCCTATATTTACGGCAAAACAGCTGTTAAAATAGTCAAAAATCTCATTGAGGATGATGATTTCAAAGAAGACTCCAGGGATGACGACTGGTTTAATATACCGATGTATCCGCTTCAAAAAGGTTATATTTCCATTAAAATCATCCCTCTCAACAGCAAAATAAATATAAACGATATAAACAGCAGTAATGACAACCTTTCCAAAAGAACCTCTTCAGCATGGGACGGTCTGATGCAGGAGTATGAGTTCAACGATACGGAGACCACCTCAGATTTCTTAAAAGACTGGATAGACAACGACACAAAAATTTCCCCAACAGGTATCGAGCTCGAACGCTACGACTATCTGGGCAATACATATCAAACAAAAAATGAAAAGCTAAGCACTCTAACTGAATTAACGCTCATAAATAAAGAATTATACCCTGCAATGAAAAATCACTTTACAGTTATTGCCGAAGATAAGCAGATTAATATTAATTTTGTAAACGAAAATACACTGAAATACTATCTGCCAGAACTGGAATTCTATGCTGAAGATATCATAGATTACCGTAAGTTTAATGATTACACAGATGTTTCCCAGATAAGAAAGGCAGCCCCGATACCCGACGACCTTTATGTAAAAATGGTGCCTTTTCTTACAGTAAAAAGTTCCAACTTCTATATTAAAATTAACGTTCAACTTTCAGAAAAAGATTTTTACTACCACGCCCTATTGAAAAGAAATCAAAATAATGCTAAAGTCACTAAGTTTTTTAAAGGTACAAATAAAGATTACTTTTAA
- a CDS encoding manganese efflux pump MntP, whose protein sequence is MLNIWEVLLIAVAMSIDAFSVAFGVGCRFNRPRHYFRLSWHFGLFQFLMPLIGAFFGRILLKYTSNLNIIAGIILFIIAYKMIKDATVSDSERCYTTDPTKGLSLIFLSIATSMDALGVGISLALFPGNIFIPASVIGIVCIAFTFAGVYFGSLSRHFIGRYAEYFGAVVLVAIGIKFLVV, encoded by the coding sequence ATGCTTAATATTTGGGAAGTACTTTTAATTGCAGTGGCAATGAGTATAGATGCTTTCAGTGTCGCCTTCGGTGTAGGCTGCAGGTTTAACCGTCCAAGACACTATTTCAGACTTTCGTGGCATTTCGGATTATTTCAGTTCCTTATGCCCCTGATAGGTGCATTTTTCGGTAGAATACTGCTCAAATACACATCCAATCTTAACATTATAGCGGGAATTATACTTTTTATAATTGCATATAAAATGATAAAGGATGCTACTGTTTCAGATTCCGAGAGATGCTATACAACAGATCCCACAAAAGGGCTTTCCCTGATCTTCTTATCGATTGCAACAAGCATGGACGCTCTGGGAGTTGGTATATCACTTGCACTCTTCCCAGGCAATATCTTTATTCCGGCTTCTGTAATCGGTATTGTATGCATTGCCTTTACATTCGCAGGTGTCTATTTCGGAAGCCTCAGCCGGCATTTTATCGGCAGGTACGCTGAATATTTTGGAGCAGTTGTTCTTGTTGCAATAGGAATAAAATTTTTAGTGGTGTAA
- a CDS encoding ClpXP protease specificity-enhancing factor SspB: MSKFKKQVLELLFDFYDKFYMHVVPAGDIRIGERGFVGNESEHGLVLVFGASSYKNLRWDNNALYADMRFSGKWESLVIPFQSIVTVFDDPGKPDFVFKFSMDTEKESGGNNKDKEKSADKSRVKSSNGKIVKVDFSRKDD; encoded by the coding sequence ATGAGTAAATTTAAGAAACAGGTTCTGGAATTACTTTTTGATTTTTACGATAAATTTTATATGCATGTTGTTCCTGCCGGCGATATACGTATAGGTGAAAGAGGCTTTGTTGGTAATGAGAGTGAGCATGGTCTTGTGCTTGTGTTCGGTGCTTCATCGTATAAAAATCTGAGATGGGATAATAATGCCCTTTATGCAGATATGCGTTTTTCGGGCAAATGGGAGTCCCTTGTTATACCCTTTCAATCTATTGTTACTGTTTTTGACGACCCGGGCAAGCCGGATTTTGTTTTTAAATTTTCGATGGATACAGAAAAAGAGTCCGGCGGTAATAATAAAGATAAAGAAAAATCTGCTGATAAATCCAGGGTAAAGTCTTCAAACGGGAAAATTGTTAAGGTCGATTTTTCCAGAAAGGATGACTAA
- a CDS encoding prepilin-type N-terminal cleavage/methylation domain-containing protein yields the protein MPISRVMTFNKLKKEILHTNNNAFTLLEIIIVITIIGIGVITMTPQMMRNTVEQDRTVEFFNKTLKQALKESKEQQAPVSIKGFKGSDNLITVSGERTEIPGISAVNNAEINDSNAYGTEYEITVFPNGICDYFKLTFQDGSYVESSPLLLKVNKYDS from the coding sequence ATGCCGATATCAAGAGTTATGACCTTCAATAAACTGAAAAAAGAAATTTTGCACACTAATAACAATGCATTCACTCTGCTTGAGATTATAATCGTAATAACTATTATAGGTATCGGTGTCATTACAATGACCCCTCAGATGATGAGGAATACCGTTGAACAGGACAGAACCGTTGAATTTTTCAATAAAACACTAAAACAGGCACTCAAAGAAAGCAAAGAGCAACAGGCACCCGTCAGCATAAAAGGATTCAAAGGCTCGGATAATCTCATCACAGTTTCAGGAGAAAGAACGGAAATTCCCGGAATTTCAGCGGTCAACAATGCTGAAATCAACGATTCAAACGCATATGGTACAGAATATGAAATTACCGTATTTCCCAACGGAATCTGTGATTACTTCAAGCTTACCTTTCAGGACGGAAGCTACGTGGAATCCTCGCCTTTGCTGCTGAAAGTGAATAAATATGATTCTTAA
- the gspG gene encoding type II secretion system major pseudopilin GspG, protein MESSKRKNAGFTLIEIMVVVVILGILATFLVPKIINRPDEARITKVKNDIKAIESALKLYKIDNGFYPTTEQGLSALIEKPDMEPIPRNWKKGGYLNSEEAPKDAWGNKYIYRSPGSDGRDYVIISYGADGKEGGDGMNADIKSYDLQ, encoded by the coding sequence GCAGTAAAAGAAAAAATGCAGGCTTCACTTTGATTGAAATAATGGTGGTGGTCGTAATACTTGGTATACTTGCAACTTTTCTTGTGCCCAAAATCATCAACAGGCCGGACGAAGCCAGAATTACCAAGGTAAAAAACGACATCAAAGCCATCGAATCGGCATTAAAACTTTATAAAATTGATAACGGATTTTATCCCACAACCGAGCAGGGGCTTTCCGCACTGATAGAAAAACCCGATATGGAGCCTATACCGAGAAACTGGAAAAAGGGCGGTTATCTAAATTCTGAAGAGGCTCCAAAAGATGCGTGGGGTAACAAATATATTTACCGCTCCCCCGGCTCAGACGGAAGGGATTACGTAATAATCTCCTACGGTGCCGACGGCAAAGAGGGAGGAGACGGAATGAATGCCGATATCAAGAGTTATGACCTTCAATAA
- a CDS encoding mechanosensitive ion channel family protein encodes MTNLNKFFDELIPILSYEIFNVNVGEMLAAFGILFLFFVLKHVLLNLIFYFLKKTTTKTLSSFDDDLVEIVKPPLSLAITATGFFLAINVFTFTKDIDLLLLNIYKTFLIGSFFWVLYRAENLLKIFMEKYAYKKQIEIAVEFLPLFRKLIRAALIVFAVTIIIQEWGYNIGAIITGLGIGGLAVALAAKDTLANFFGSLMIIMDRPFAIGDWIVVADIEGVVEEIGFRTTKIRTFEKALVSVPNSKIATDNVTNWSRRDSRRIKCKVGATYSTPPASLKKAVDDINDMLVNHKDISNDMIMVYFDEFAASSLNIFVYCFAATSTWAEYLAIKQDVYFNIMDIFQKHDISFAFPSMSLYHETDDESPLIVKQKD; translated from the coding sequence ATGACTAATTTGAATAAATTTTTTGATGAACTAATACCGATTCTTTCCTATGAGATATTCAATGTCAATGTCGGCGAGATGCTGGCTGCCTTTGGCATCCTTTTTCTTTTTTTCGTTTTAAAGCACGTATTATTAAATCTCATCTTTTATTTCCTGAAAAAGACAACCACAAAAACACTGAGTTCTTTTGATGATGACTTGGTGGAGATTGTGAAACCGCCTCTAAGTCTCGCTATTACAGCAACAGGTTTTTTTCTGGCAATAAATGTTTTTACATTTACAAAAGATATAGATCTTCTCCTTTTGAATATTTATAAGACTTTTTTGATAGGCAGTTTTTTCTGGGTATTATACAGAGCCGAAAATCTGCTTAAAATATTTATGGAAAAATATGCCTATAAAAAACAGATAGAAATTGCCGTTGAATTTTTACCTCTTTTTAGAAAACTCATAAGAGCAGCACTTATTGTGTTTGCTGTAACCATTATTATTCAGGAATGGGGATATAATATCGGAGCTATTATCACAGGGCTTGGAATAGGCGGGCTCGCTGTGGCTCTTGCAGCAAAAGATACTCTTGCCAATTTTTTCGGCAGCCTTATGATTATCATGGATCGCCCGTTTGCAATCGGTGACTGGATCGTTGTTGCAGACATAGAAGGGGTTGTGGAGGAAATCGGTTTCAGAACTACTAAAATAAGAACTTTTGAAAAAGCGCTTGTTTCAGTTCCCAATTCCAAAATAGCAACTGATAATGTAACAAACTGGTCACGCAGGGATTCCCGCCGTATTAAGTGCAAGGTGGGGGCAACCTATTCGACCCCGCCGGCATCGTTAAAAAAAGCGGTGGATGATATCAATGATATGCTTGTCAATCATAAAGATATAAGCAACGATATGATAATGGTCTATTTCGATGAGTTTGCTGCCAGTTCTCTTAATATATTTGTTTATTGTTTTGCTGCCACATCAACGTGGGCTGAATATCTTGCCATTAAGCAGGATGTATATTTTAATATTATGGATATATTTCAAAAACATGACATAAGTTTTGCTTTTCCGTCCATGTCTTTATATCATGAAACTGATGATGAAAGCCCACTGATTGTCAAACAGAAAGATTAA
- a CDS encoding menaquinone biosynthetic enzyme MqnA/MqnD family protein encodes MKIGEIRYANVYPIFYYLKKIKEYDFVRGTPSFLNKMIREGGVDVGVCSSIEYARNPGKYVIIPDISISSVGDVKSVCLFSSRKIENLENATVFLTEESGTSVVLLKILLKYYFNVKVSFTNNFDDSDAVLLIGDKALFSYYNNDYKYVYDLGFHWFQFSGYPFVFALWISDSKWEGTEDIKRLHKNLVNIKVDSQKNLAALLEEYSFKGLTSYQILDYWDIINYNLTEKHICGLIKFYKLAREIGEIKKFPPLNLSV; translated from the coding sequence ATGAAAATAGGTGAAATTCGCTACGCAAATGTATATCCCATTTTTTACTATTTAAAGAAAATCAAGGAATATGACTTTGTAAGGGGTACACCTTCTTTCCTGAATAAAATGATTCGGGAAGGAGGGGTTGATGTCGGTGTTTGCAGCAGTATAGAGTATGCAAGGAATCCGGGAAAATATGTTATAATCCCGGATATCTCCATCAGTTCGGTGGGAGATGTCAAAAGTGTCTGCCTGTTCAGCAGCAGGAAAATTGAAAATCTGGAAAATGCAACTGTTTTCCTGACCGAGGAGTCGGGCACCAGTGTTGTTTTATTAAAAATCCTCCTTAAATATTATTTTAATGTAAAAGTATCCTTCACAAACAATTTTGATGATAGTGACGCCGTACTGCTGATAGGTGATAAAGCACTTTTCAGTTACTACAATAACGACTATAAATACGTTTATGATCTGGGATTTCACTGGTTTCAGTTTTCCGGCTACCCTTTTGTTTTTGCACTCTGGATATCAGACAGCAAATGGGAAGGAACCGAGGATATAAAACGACTGCACAAAAATCTTGTAAATATAAAAGTAGACTCACAAAAAAATCTGGCGGCACTTCTGGAAGAATACAGTTTTAAAGGCTTGACATCATATCAAATACTGGACTACTGGGATATTATTAACTACAATCTTACGGAGAAACATATTTGTGGACTAATAAAATTTTACAAGCTTGCCCGGGAAATTGGAGAAATCAAAAAATTTCCGCCCCTTAATCTTTCTGTTTGA
- a CDS encoding prepilin-type N-terminal cleavage/methylation domain-containing protein yields the protein MKQNSGFTLIELLIALLISSFVIMGTYSLLDSTINAREYFSSQQNYQKIYKSLYQLINDDIISSADKQIRVQKSPMDDNSEVSFHTQNSLYFNQSMGVDVSYYVDDDGWLVREENHKILENPMVIKLINNVNSFTVRGYNGNEYSDRSFETKLLKFNIDINGRKYEVVTGAF from the coding sequence ATGAAACAAAATAGCGGTTTTACATTAATAGAGCTTCTTATAGCACTTTTGATTTCTTCGTTTGTAATAATGGGAACTTACTCTCTTTTGGATTCAACAATAAATGCCAGAGAATATTTCAGTTCACAGCAGAACTACCAAAAAATATACAAGAGTCTTTATCAGTTGATAAACGATGACATCATTTCATCTGCAGATAAACAAATACGTGTACAGAAATCGCCCATGGATGACAATTCGGAAGTCAGTTTCCACACACAGAACAGCCTGTATTTTAATCAGAGTATGGGGGTTGATGTCAGTTATTATGTGGATGATGACGGCTGGCTGGTCAGAGAAGAAAACCACAAGATTCTGGAAAACCCGATGGTTATCAAACTTATAAACAATGTCAACTCGTTCACAGTCCGGGGTTATAATGGAAATGAATACAGCGACCGCAGTTTCGAGACAAAACTTCTGAAATTCAATATCGATATAAACGGCAGAAAATACGAGGTAGTTACCGGTGCGTTTTAA
- a CDS encoding LysM peptidoglycan-binding domain-containing protein, with product MKILKYLSLVALVVSFAFACAKAPVKMYDDTKAALNAAEQYNAKECATEEYNAAMEELKAAEEQMEEAKDHTFKGEYYDAAEKRLKAAQEKAAEAERVTKAMSKKNDRAAAELEELGKELDAIEADAQKYNVGNYDELVAKYEEAQGYIDDCEPGKANALIDEIKAGLQDAKEEIAAAKAEEMKESMAAEEETTKESSGVEKYTVVKGDTLWDISDRKYMNPFMWPLIYWANKDEIKDPDLIFPGQIFNINKDYYYSEKEEAINFAKTRGPWSLFDGK from the coding sequence ATGAAAATTTTGAAATATTTGAGCTTAGTTGCTCTGGTTGTTTCATTCGCTTTCGCATGTGCAAAAGCTCCGGTAAAAATGTATGACGACACAAAAGCTGCACTCAATGCTGCAGAACAGTATAATGCCAAAGAGTGTGCCACAGAAGAGTATAATGCAGCTATGGAAGAACTTAAAGCTGCTGAAGAGCAGATGGAAGAAGCAAAAGATCACACCTTTAAAGGTGAGTATTATGATGCTGCTGAAAAGAGACTGAAAGCTGCACAGGAAAAAGCTGCAGAAGCTGAAAGAGTGACAAAGGCTATGTCCAAAAAGAACGATAGGGCAGCAGCCGAACTTGAAGAATTAGGCAAAGAGCTTGATGCTATTGAAGCGGATGCACAAAAATATAACGTTGGAAATTATGACGAGCTTGTGGCAAAATACGAAGAGGCTCAGGGATATATTGACGATTGTGAACCAGGCAAGGCTAACGCTTTAATCGATGAAATTAAAGCAGGGCTGCAGGATGCCAAAGAAGAGATTGCAGCTGCAAAAGCTGAGGAAATGAAAGAAAGTATGGCGGCAGAAGAAGAAACTACTAAAGAATCCTCAGGTGTTGAAAAATATACCGTTGTAAAAGGTGATACACTCTGGGATATTTCTGACAGAAAATACATGAACCCCTTTATGTGGCCTCTCATATACTGGGCTAATAAAGACGAAATTAAAGATCCTGATCTGATATTTCCCGGACAGATCTTTAACATCAATAAAGATTATTACTATAGTGAAAAAGAAGAAGCCATTAATTTCGCTAAGACTAGAGGACCTTGGTCACTCTTTGACGGAAAATAA
- a CDS encoding prepilin-type N-terminal cleavage/methylation domain-containing protein, with amino-acid sequence MILKNKGFTLLEILVALAILSISMLALYNLLNFSLDLHSYSKSRTSLVGKGYEIVLKRLNFDENINSVKNKYDNITITLEQQITLIPDIQENYLTVENKESSVTYRYFNETK; translated from the coding sequence ATGATTCTTAAAAACAAAGGTTTTACGCTTCTGGAAATTTTAGTGGCTCTGGCAATTCTTTCCATAAGTATGCTGGCCCTCTACAACCTTCTGAATTTTTCTCTCGATCTGCACAGCTATTCAAAAAGCAGAACAAGTCTTGTGGGCAAAGGATATGAAATCGTCTTAAAACGGCTGAATTTTGATGAAAATATTAACAGTGTAAAAAACAAATATGACAATATAACTATTACCCTGGAGCAGCAAATCACCTTAATCCCTGATATCCAGGAAAATTATCTCACTGTGGAAAACAAAGAAAGCAGTGTAACTTACAGGTATTTTAATGAAACAAAATAG
- the gspN gene encoding type II secretion system protein GspN produces the protein MKKTILISIITFIFSFFIFTLFLFPYDTVVKYFINNAINQNRIPVDYSQIQSSPFGTTIKNIEYFYKNKLSLGTLKIDYSPLSIITKSVSAHTADSPLDVTAVYNGKTFDIKVNQTVSEIAQLVPQVEEYVKKGEIRAEGRINPAKMQGKADIVLSNLSVATPVFPSLNFQKITAGLTLNKNRLKIEKVQSSGENKISLNGIVYLNYNSLYNSNVNLNGNIDIAGMKRDFKVSGRLISPRINF, from the coding sequence ATGAAAAAAACAATTTTGATTTCGATAATAACTTTTATTTTCAGTTTCTTCATTTTCACACTGTTTCTTTTCCCGTATGACACCGTTGTAAAATACTTCATTAATAACGCCATAAATCAAAACAGAATACCTGTTGATTATTCCCAAATACAATCCTCACCTTTCGGGACTACCATAAAAAATATTGAATATTTTTACAAAAATAAACTATCCCTTGGGACTCTTAAAATAGATTATTCGCCATTAAGCATTATTACAAAATCAGTATCTGCTCACACAGCAGACAGCCCTTTGGACGTAACGGCCGTATATAACGGCAAAACATTTGATATAAAAGTAAACCAGACAGTCTCGGAAATAGCCCAGCTGGTTCCGCAAGTGGAAGAATATGTTAAAAAGGGTGAAATCAGAGCTGAAGGCCGGATTAACCCGGCAAAAATGCAGGGTAAAGCGGATATAGTTTTATCAAATCTGTCTGTAGCAACACCTGTTTTCCCCAGCCTGAATTTCCAGAAGATAACCGCCGGTTTAACGTTGAACAAAAACAGGCTCAAAATTGAAAAAGTTCAGTCATCAGGGGAAAATAAGATATCCTTAAACGGAATTGTTTATCTTAATTATAACAGTCTTTACAATTCTAACGTCAATCTGAATGGCAATATCGATATCGCGGGGATGAAAAGAGATTTCAAGGTATCCGGCAGATTAATTTCTCCAAGAATAAATTTCTGA